Part of the Drosophila kikkawai strain 14028-0561.14 chromosome 3L, DkikHiC1v2, whole genome shotgun sequence genome is shown below.
CCCGCAATCGAAGGCCAACTCCTCGGCTCCTTTTTTCTCCGCcggcgactgctgctgctctaaCTGGTTTATGGTGTTGCGATTCTCCTTCTTCGAGGAGGTGGTGGCCTCCTTGCGGGGTTTGTGCCAACGGCGATGTGAGGCTAGGTTGGCCGGACAATTGAACTGTTTGCCGCACTCAGGACACCGGTACTCCAGGAGCACTATGCAGGCACAGCGATGACGGGCCAGGCCAAAGGCATCCTCGAACTTGATCTTGCACAGCCGACACACATAGTCACCAATCACATTCTTGATGGCAGCCAACTCGGCCTTGGTTTCCTCGGTGATCTCAACGATGTTGTATTTGGGATCAATGTCACCATTGCTGTACTGCATCGAGCCATCGGTGATGTCCTCCAAGGGGCGGATAATGGTGCCTGAGACCGGAGAGCTGGTCTCCTCGTCGAACTTCAGTTTGCGCGTGGCCTTGTTCCGTGAGGATTTCGAGGAGGAGGCACTGGCCTTGCTGGTCCTTGGCGCTGAATCGAGTGCTTTAATGGGTTTCGCTGGCGTGGCTTCTACAGTTTCTGTTGGGGATTCAAGCTTGGCCATTTTAGCCGGCTGCCCATCATCGTCGCAGCTCAATTTACGCTTAATGAGCAGCTCTGGACTCTGAGGCGGTGTGGGGTCGGATTTTGGTGTTAGCTGTGCAGCCTCCTGTTCGTgcttctcctgctgctgctccggcgCAGTTTCCACTACTGCCTCGGTCACATTTTCACTGTACACCTCGGTAAATGTGGTGGCCATCGGCACATCGCTGCTGGGCAGCGGCGAGGGCAGCTTCACCGACAGATCCAACGGAATTTCGCACCTGGTCTTCAGGTTCAGATACCGGCTGCGGTACTTGGGCGGCAGAGAGGCCACCGTGGTCAGCAGCCCCAGGCCATGGGGCATGCCCTTGTGCTGCAGCTGGATGCCGATGCTGTGCGGATGGCGGAGGGTCTCGGTTCCCTGGCATTGGGTTTGTGTCTGCGTCTGCGTCTGGGCCATGGCATCGATAGCGTTTAAACGTAAAAAAACTTGAACGCGTTGAAGGGGAAACGGAAACGAACGAGAGAACGGGAACGGGAACTAAGCAAACTTAACAACAAACTGATAACGCTGATCCTTGCGGActggaaaatggaaacaaGGACCTCCAGTCGGCTCGACGTTTGTGCTGCGAATGACGTTCAGGGTATACGGCGGCGGCTATTTATGTATGCCGCCAGGGGCCAAAGGAAAgcgaaactgaaaccgaaatcATTGTTTGTGCCGGCGTCGCTCCTGGAAATTACATTTCAACCCCCTTTTCTCGGCCAAGTCGTTGTCCTTTTTCGACGCCAACTGAGGccgtggcagcggcagcgacgccAGCAGAGCAGCAAAAGCCGGAATCTTTTGTTAGcaattacacacacacattagtCACCCTTTTTTCCaactcacaaacacacacacacctaggCCGATCTCTGTTAGTGAAAGTCCTACGCACACAAACAAACGGAAAGCAAGGACAATGCACTCGGCGAAATCAATGTGCGACAGCTGTTATCCTGGCCACGCACCAAAAACTCTGCAGCACGTTCCTcgttctatttttgtttttggcaaatATTCAGCGGAAATCGGAGCCTCACATTGTCCTGATTTTTGGCGAAAAACAGCTGACAACCATGAAACCGTTAATTGAGCGTGTAACCATAAGGTCAGAGTGCAGACAAATCTTCAATGGGTCGGACGGGGTTCCTGTGGATCCTTGAAAGAAAAGAAGAGCTAGCTGGTTGTTGCCATTtggaccaaaaaaaaacagctgtTGGCAATTGGAAGAAATAAGATATTTTATGAGCCATAAAGTGACTTGTGTTGTAGGTAAACAATGTAACAAGTAAGGACTCTAGGTAGCAAGGACTCTAGGGAGAATTTTGCATCTGGTTAAGGAGATCTTTGTGGTTaggttttataaaatatgcagATATATAACTAAGGGGATCTATAAAGAATATTAGAAACTAGTTTgtagattttatttatggtttctaatccaataaaatataaaataaataatttatatgattattttattataaaaccaAAAGATACTGCCTTTATATTCCCATTCCTAGCTAAAGTTACTATTGAAACATAAActcataattttaaaagtattaataATATGTCCCccatttttctctgtgtactTTTAGCCACTGCATTTATCAGGTTTTTGCGGCCACCTCAGACGACGGGCTAAGCTCGTCAAGTTTTTGGTGGGGTAGGTATCAGACGCAGGAGCAAAAGCCGGAGCAGACACAGACCGGAGAGTTCGAACTTCGaactccaccaccaccaccatcaccgaCCCAGGCACGGGACACAGTCTcggctgtatctgtatctttagCCCTATCTGTGTGTTTGGATACACaaagctgtgtgtgtgtgtttgtgtttgtgtgtgctttgCATTAATATAATCGAAATGCGACGCCGGCAGTGGTTGCCATGAAAGGGAATGCACTTTCGATTCCAATTGAGGGCTTTCGTCGCAGGACTCTCGGTCCTGGAAATATGGCATATTATGTTGAACACGACGccgccattgttgttgttcttgtatTACGGTAGGCACGTGCATGGCAACGATTGCcaccccaaaaaatatatcgcCCCGACAAAGTGTGTGTGCACGGGGAGAAAATGAGCAGAGAAATTTTGATGTGAATTTAATACATAGTTCCTTAAAAATAGTTCCTATAGTTTCTATCTATTAGAAGCTTTTAATAGCagataaaacatatttttcatgaaaataaaaaataaagcgtgtaaatacaaattatattggAGTTAAATACCTTTTAGGAAGTTATTCCTCTTAGAACTTGTATTTATCAtcttatttttcatatttttagtATCAGAAAGAATTCTGAAGGGCACTCGATCACTAATAACCGTAAACTTAGCGGGTTTTTGCGCGTCGCGATTGGGATCAACTTATTATGTTCACATGAAAATCAGTACTAATGACATGTTATCTAAACGTAAGCTTGGGAGAGCGTCTTGGAAAGCTCTACTAGACTGGAAGTGCTAAGCGAAAAcaaatgagagagagagagagcgtgcAAGAGCGCGTAAAACGGGACTATTCGAGGCTGCTGGCGGGATCACGTTGCCTCTTGGTGCTCTCATAgcatgtatttaattttttttattattattatttataacgttattttaaaatcttgcCTTATATCAAATATGTATAAATCATTTTAGCTTCAATATAATATAACTCcttacacaaaaatattttaaatacttttaaaataatctatttactttaaatccaaaatatatacattttcactaaaaatttctctcagtgtgccGTGCCAAAGTGCAGAGAGTATTCCCTAGGCGACCCAATCGCAGCAGGGTGGCCACGACAGGCAGGGGAATCGATGTTTGCCATGCAGCTTAGAATTAAAATAGCGCACGCATCCCGAAGCCGAAGCTGAAGCCAAATCCAAGTCCAAACTTCGCATTGAATGAATCGGAGAACCCGGGAGAAGGCAACAAAAGTCTCAGAAGTGCGCCAGCCACGCGAGCATTGTCCTATTCGCTCCTGCCACCATCGTCCCATCGTCTGTCATCCTTGCGTCCTCTCGTCCTGAAATCCTGAAAGCCCAAGCCAGATAGCTCCGGCACAGAGCGAATTCCAACCCTAGCAGAGAGTCTCCTTCTTCTTCCCTTCCTGCAAAGCGTTTGCCAACTTATCCTTGTCACTCACAAATGCCGCCTTATTTGGTTTGCGATAAAGTGAGAGAAAAGCGAGACGCGAAAATCAAGCCATCAAAAAGATGAAGTTTGATTAATCCGAGGACAAGCCTATTCCAGAGGATTAGTGCCTTGTTGGTTATAGATTTCTTTCCGGATATTATCATCCATCAATTCGGAGAGCACTTTTATTAATATCTTATGACAATGACCTCTGAACTTTGGGACAATACTACATTAGGTTTTTGCTCTTTGTTTGAATTTGAGAGTCAGCATTAAGTTTGCTGAAGGAAAAGCTTAGGAAGCATGATTAACAttaatagaatatatatttagtaaagCTTCAATTTGTTTAAGATATAATTTACATCATATTATTTGCTCGCTTTTACAGTATTATAATGGATCTTGGGAGTTTTCACGATTTTTAGCTTAGTTATAATGAAAATCCAATTCGATCCTATCAAAAAGGATAAACAAACTAAGGTTTCAACATAATAAACTTagtttcttgtttatttataatttctttatttctttatttccttatttccatatttctttatttatttctttcttatttaatgttaaaatatatccAACTATAAATATCCCTTTAAAATATCCTCGCATTTTCTCTGCGTGTGCCAATCGTAATCTcctttgactgctctgatttTCTGCGCTCCAAGGCGTTCTTGGCACAAATTTGCACTCGACAAACACCCACGACATCCCGGGGATACGCCTCCCACCTCCCCCAGCTGTGAGGGCTGAGGACACCCCTCACACACAAATCGCCCACAAACCCCCACAGAGATCTACgcattttgtttgttgtttgttccAATGCTAACCCTTAAGTGCATCTTTTTATGGTAATTTCAAGAGCACTCCCCAGTCCCCACCTCGAATCTGTCTGCATGTCCTGCCCGTCATCTGCATCCTCGTGCCCTGCGAGGCTCCTTGGCAATAATTAATGTTCGAAAATGCATCGTTTATGCGGCATAATgcattttcgttttcattctCGTTTTCATCTGcctcgagtgtgtgtgtgtgtgtttgtgtgtctcAAAAGGCTTTTGAGCCGCGTGCACTTTTGCTTGGGCAGCTCCTCAAGGATCCACTCCACACTTGTAGCACATGTTGCCCATTGTCGGGGCCGCCAGATGGGAGCCGTTCCTTTGCCTTTTTGGGGGTTCAGACTGCCGCCACTGagctgtaattaaatttttcgcTTTCATAATTTCATGCAATTTCAGCAGCTCGAGCAGGAAACTGATTTGGTTTGCAGGGCgtcaaggtttttttttaattgcatttcagTCGACTGTGAGTGAGATGTGGGCAGGAATAAAGCTACCAATTTGCATTACTCCATTGGATATTACAATTACAAAGCTCGAAATTTGCTGTAACTCTGGGAGATTGAGCTGCCAATAAGCCAATCTCAGCATGTGTGTGGTTCAATAAAAATCTATCCCACTGGGTTAAAGGAATTTGGGAGATGAACCAATTTAAGGCTTGAGAAAATAACAGGAAAAAAAGGGTTAATTTAAGctagaattttataaatttaaatattaaataaagcttCGCAAAAACACAAATGTGCAAGGTGCTAATgcaataataaacatttttcagCACTTACCCAGCCagaaatcatttaaataaacacaattatttaacatttctCTTTAGCATTTCGCTTGAAATAATTATGCAGCCTGAGCTTAaaagagtgtgaatattttttaattgcatttcagAGGCCTGAGGCCTTaaatgaaaactaattaacatttaaatttgcaatatttatttagcttaaattaatatttactttgcttaaataaaagtaattttacTTGAGGCTGGTCCTCAggataactttaattttaaattcagagATTCACCCTatgaaattcattttaaaatcaagaaaattcTCTTTGCTGcacaaattaaaatcaaatttataaatcaaatgctagcttttcattaattattatGCAATTTCTGCAGCCTTGGGCTTCAGGGGTGcgtataattttcaattaaattcaagCAGAAATCTAAGGGATCCCCGGATATAaccaatttataaaattttatttgatctCAAACAGTCTTGCCGGCCAATAAGCCAATCgcagcatgtgtgtgtgtgtggtctAAGGAAGGACTATCCACCGAGCTTAAGGAATTTGCTAGCAAATCCTCGCAAAGTAAACAAAACCCCCTCTGAAATAGAAATTGCTCATGACTAACCCCCAAAAATAACTGAACCCAAAGGAGATGGGAAAACCTGGCATAATTATGGTCGTATTCCGCCAGTTGTGCAGcatgcacaaaaatataaatac
Proteins encoded:
- the nerfin-1 gene encoding insulinoma-associated protein 2; this translates as MAQTQTQTQTQCQGTETLRHPHSIGIQLQHKGMPHGLGLLTTVASLPPKYRSRYLNLKTRCEIPLDLSVKLPSPLPSSDVPMATTFTEVYSENVTEAVVETAPEQQQEKHEQEAAQLTPKSDPTPPQSPELLIKRKLSCDDDGQPAKMAKLESPTETVEATPAKPIKALDSAPRTSKASASSSKSSRNKATRKLKFDEETSSPVSGTIIRPLEDITDGSMQYSNGDIDPKYNIVEITEETKAELAAIKNVIGDYVCRLCKIKFEDAFGLARHRCACIVLLEYRCPECGKQFNCPANLASHRRWHKPRKEATTSSKKENRNTINQLEQQQSPAEKKGAEELAFDCGECGKKFKRAAYLRKHQLTHQKKPLGKPEEKPLEMQAPSTTTTITGSFHFNQAASTSSASSLHSDEGVYAARSNYEYDNDYLSDSSSSASSVGYGRLQIVEHGLTEEESIAAAALTNLRNCASVIQHTTMAH